A window of Drosophila gunungcola strain Sukarami chromosome 3L unlocalized genomic scaffold, Dgunungcola_SK_2 000009F, whole genome shotgun sequence genomic DNA:
TTTTAATGCCCGCTATCTTCGTTATCACTTTGTGTATTTAAGCAGATAGATCGAGCGACAGAATCTCGTCTCttgtttaaacaattttgtacGCGTATTAACGCCTGCCTGCCagtttttgctatttttgctattttgtttttattttttagccaGACGGGCCTGTTTCAGCGTTTTCCTCTCGCCGATTTTTGACCGACTTTTGTTTACCTGCGAGAGGCGCCGATATAGTGGCTCATTCTCAGTCACGATCGGTTGTGGTGGATTTCTCCCTGGGCTAGTTGTAAAGCTCTGTGGTCGAGAATGGCTACGAGCTTTTAGTAATTCTGTGATTAGCTAAATCTAGATACTTAATAGATAATTATGCAAGTTTGCTTTGTGTTCAATGAAGAGAGATTAATTTAAGGTCTTTATTACTGTATTTTTCTATAAAGGTTTATTTTCGTATCTTTGTAGTGCCGAAACAAGGTCCTTAcatatttaagtaattttttgaGCTTGGCGaataggaaaatattaaaacattttgtacttatacaaacatttaaaaaatatttgtttcagTTATTTTGGGTATGTCACTAGGTTTAAGACTCGCCCTCCAAAGGAGGTAATAAAGGCGTGTCGATCGCACCTTTAATTTTGTGATGAAAAATTCGACTaataaacaatacaattttttttaaagtcataGAGCAAACGTTTTTCTAACGATCTGCtcaacagaacaaaaattattcGAGGGTCCTAAAATAAGATTCCAATGCAACTTACTAGGCAGATTATAGTAGTCTTCAATGCGCCGtccaaaaaattatgtttaaatactGGAAAACATTAGTTTGCAAATAAGCATTTCGACAatacattaaaacatttaaatcaatttttttttttttaattttattgatattaataGTGGTAGGGGTATCCAAGCTTCGATCTCTTGGCTATAATTCTTGTTCGGTAAACAATTCTAGGTAAACAGCGTACACACATTAAATGTATGCtgtttaaatatgaaaaagcttgcaaaaacaaatgcaatgaattttaatatacCAGCCatcagtattaaatttttgctaaaagctataagatatacgAGGAGGATAATATGGGATTTACTGTTCACTTTAATGTACTTTTCGTTCTGCTGCTAATGGGTAAGTAATAGTTAATAAAAAGATAATTTgataaaccaattttaaagtCCTAGACTTGGGACAACCCAACAGTGAACATGAAGATTATATTGATCCTGAAGAGCCGCCAGATGATCATTTAACACGGCCTGATATGGAATACGTTGATGGCGATAATGAAGTGAAAACCTCGTTTGATTATCATAACGAAAACCAGGATCATTTAACAATTGATCAACCAGATCCTCAAAACGAAACATTAGCTGATATTAATATCGAAACGTATGATGATCATCTAACAACTGAATTTGAAGATCTTTATGATCGCATATTAGATGTCTTAAGTCCGAAAATGCCAAACGAGGATCAAGAAgatcaaaatttaaatcaagatTTAAGTTATCACAACGATCCAGATCCAGATGATGAATACGAAATTGAAGATCGAATAGTGCGTTATGCGATGCATCAATGGCatgaagaaatttaatttactggatttaacatttttatatttttcattttaattaaacgagATTACAATTTTACTTCAATGCTCTcttgagtttttatttattaatcatTCGTTTAATCATTAGTTTTTGGCTAATCAGTTCTCCTGCGCATGCCAGCCACTTCAGCAATTTCGCCACAGTTCATGCGTCGGTCCCAACCTAAAGGTTAAAACAGTTTGAACATAAAaacttatatataaaactataaaaaaaactcaccAATGCAGTTAATACGTGAGAGCTCACAACGGCCTACATTCCTCCAGATCCAAGTCCTTCGTGTCTTTTCCCTGCACTCCCTGTTGAAGAAGGGCAGCTCACGATCATTTGGATTGTGAAGCCTTTCCACGCATCTTTCACAGCTGCGTTCCAATTCCCTGCAATCCCGTTCTTGGCCAGCAACCAAAGTCAAGGCCAGGACTACaatccaaaattaaaataagaaatttaatgatttcaatCAGAACCTACCAAAAAATACGGTGCAAATAGTTTTTAGATGCATTATGTCAGATTGTAATGACAAGAACCTATCAGCTAACTGAACTACAGAACACACCAATCAGTCTCGACTTTATATAAACACCAAAAACAAAGAGAATCAGATAGAGCATATGTTTTGAAACATATGGTAAGTGtttaaaacagaaataaaagcCATTTATAACAGAGGGAAAAGTTTCAGGAAGTGTTTCAAAAGTAGGACgtcttttaaatcaaattgaaaagaCCATATACTGTGATTCCTGAATGTATTAAAGACATGTGTTCAAAAATAATGCGCCTTTTTCCCTGAAAGAAACCTGCACTTTATAAAAGCCCAAGTATTGGCTCGCTTTCAGCACAGAACTTAAGCGAGTTTTTAGCTGCAAGATCACCATGTCGAAAATCACACTGGTAATTGGTAAGCCACTACAAAGATTTATTCTTTGTGCAACTAATAAAATGTGCACTCTGGTTTAGCTTTCATTTGCCTTTGCGTGGCCGTTCAAGCCCAATCCGATAGAGAGATTTGCAGGCGAATCAGGGAGCGATGTGACTCCAGGGCTGATCGAAATGGAAGGACCAACGATGTTTCAGACATCTTTAACGAGAACTGTCGCCGTTTAGACAGGCGTTGGCGCAACATCTCAAGATGCGAACTCGCATGGGCTACTTGCCAATGTAAGGGTCTTAAAGATTACTATTCCTATATTgcctatttattttaaacttaatctGTGTACAGTGACCCTGGAACGTTGTGAAACTTTGTCCTGTGACAATGTTAGGCGAGTGCTCGCCAGACGACCCAACGAGTAAGGCCCCTCGAATGAACTGAACGACCATTCAGAAAATCGAGTGAAACCTGCATTCCTGCGAATTAATAAACACTTCAATGCTCtctatttcattttgttttcttatatattatattttaacgaaaaagtaaaaaaagcTTAAGCGGGATAAGAaagacatttaaatttttgtattaattggGAAAAAATTCCACAGTCGAGTTTCACAACAATATGAAACGTGTAACTCGTTGTAAATATATGTAGTAAATTTTAGACCGTGACGACcagtaataattattttcctaAAACATGTAcgatttgcaaaatatttggataaattttcaagaattttattttattaattattaattcttCAATAATCTAAATACAACACATTTTGGATGTTGTGACATTtgagtatatttatttattttatttacttctttaattttttttccacaagCTCGAACGAGTTTATGAACCTCGTGTGCACATTTGGCTAttcatacaattttaaattttaaatttatgtttactcAATTGTTCCAGTGACGCGGAATATAAAAGAACAGAGTGAACAAgacatgtttttaatttattcgaACGAGAAACCTTGACCAAGAATGATCCCGATAAGCTCCGCCAAGCTAAATAGCAAACTGGCCACCAGGTCTCTTCTAAATGAAGGTGAGTAgattttgtttcttaaacaaataaaactataaactGTAATGATATACTGTTCTACTAAAAGGTCGATCCAACAAGAAATCTTGCGTATGCCTGTTGGTTGGAATGGCTCTTGGAGTTTGCCTAGCgggaattattttttattcttcgCTGCCCAATGAAGATTACAGTAATAAGCCgaataatcttttaaaaataattggatTGGAAAAGCCACAAAACGTAAGCCAGAGTGCTacaacaaaatcaataaatcttGCCAAAGCGTTGGAAGTGATTAGCGTTGCGTCGACTACATTGAACATAAAAAGTACACAAGAAACCACAGAAGAACTTAACAACAGCGATGATAGCTTAAATGAATAGTTTGATTGCTTtatatatgatttaaattaatttttttaattagaaacCTTGTATTACTGAGTatgaatttttatacccttgcagggt
This region includes:
- the LOC128259900 gene encoding uncharacterized protein LOC128259900 isoform X1, translating into MGFTVHFNVLFVLLLMVLDLGQPNSEHEDYIDPEEPPDDHLTRPDMEYVDGDNEVKTSFDYHNENQDHLTIDQPDPQNETLADINIETYDDHLTTEFEDLYDRILDVLSPKMPNEDQEDQNLNQDLSYHNDPDPDDEYEIEDRIVRYAMHQWHEEI
- the LOC128259900 gene encoding uncharacterized protein LOC128259900 isoform X2: MGFTVHFNVLFVLLLMDLGQPNSEHEDYIDPEEPPDDHLTRPDMEYVDGDNEVKTSFDYHNENQDHLTIDQPDPQNETLADINIETYDDHLTTEFEDLYDRILDVLSPKMPNEDQEDQNLNQDLSYHNDPDPDDEYEIEDRIVRYAMHQWHEEI
- the LOC128259902 gene encoding uncharacterized protein LOC128259902: MHLKTICTVFFVLALTLVAGQERDCRELERSCERCVERLHNPNDRELPFFNRECREKTRRTWIWRNVGRCELSRINCIGWDRRMNCGEIAEVAGMRRRTD
- the LOC128259904 gene encoding uncharacterized protein LOC128259904, whose product is MSKITLVIAFICLCVAVQAQSDREICRRIRERCDSRADRNGRTNDVSDIFNENCRRLDRRWRNISRCELAWATCQLTLERCETLSCDNVRRVLARRPNE
- the LOC128259901 gene encoding uncharacterized protein LOC128259901 — its product is MIPISSAKLNSKLATRSLLNEGRSNKKSCVCLLVGMALGVCLAGIIFYSSLPNEDYSNKPNNLLKIIGLEKPQNVSQSATTKSINLAKALEVISVASTTLNIKSTQETTEELNNSDDSLNE